Within the Platichthys flesus chromosome 16, fPlaFle2.1, whole genome shotgun sequence genome, the region GTTatgaaagttattttatttgactCATACCAGGTCTATTCATCTGTCCATTACATTTATGAGTTATGATTCATAATACTAATACAGCTTCTAAAGTGGTGCTTACCATTGATTCATTTGACTGGATTATCATTAGTTGGTGATCTCGTTAGTTGGAGAATCGTAGTTTCCTTTtcatgcatatttatttattaaggtAGAGAAccaatcattttaattaaacattgCTAAACTAAGTAGCCTATTTACATAAACTATGACCTCCAAACCGAAGCAATCAAAAGCAGCTCGGCTTATCCCAAAttgtaaactgtaaatatgGCCTCACTACCACAGGCATCTTTTTCCACCTTAATAGAACCATGGCCTCCACATCACACTTGTATAAGGGCCTAATGTAAGACCTTAATTAgtagagaaagaagagagaaaagaggccaAAAAAACGAGACgtttttttcataaaaacatactcataagacaaaataaaatttaaGATAATTTAACCTCCACTCTCTCagaatgtttttgtattgtatAAAAGTTATGTTAAAGTTCCCCTGGTGAAACTACTCAGCTGTAGACTTGTTAGGCTGGtacaagatgaaatattaaatactaaatattaAGATATGAGTTGATACGAGCACATAAACTCTGTTAGCTTGTTTGTTCATAACTGAGGCAGTGACATTAACATAAGTGACGCAGAGCTGATCTTAGGGGGGAACCATCTCCTGCGTGACACCCCATGAGCGTGACAGATACCCGCGCTCGTGACCAACACCACCACAATATGCTACTACCACCACttgtagtattagtagtagtggTAATAGTAGTAGAAATAGTAGTAGTATAGTAGTTCCTGCTGCTGGAGTAAGCCCACCATTGCAGCCTGTCAGAGACCGATGCCAGGCGAGAGCTCAGAGCCAGAGACCGAGGGGGAGAGGCGGCCGGAGAGAAGCGGGAGACCGgggaggacggagggagagagagagagaaggagaaggagggagaaagacgGAAGAAAACACTGAACCTCCCCTCAAAGAAAATGCGATGGGGTGACCGTTAATGGCGGACTCACTCCTCAGAGGCCATGAGTGAATGGCTGGTGCAGATGGAGGCTtaaaacagacagagatttgAGGCCATTGTTGTGAGGCGGCCGCGGTGCAGGcaggactgctgctgctgctggtggtggtggtggtgctggggcggaggtggagggggtgggggcggAGGTGGGGGGGCTTCGAGCAGGCAGGCTCCCGGTGCGCCCCTTCAGCTGCTGTGTGCTACAGCTAGCCTGCCCGTAGCCTTCACCGAACCCGGCTGCTAATTCTGGCCGTATACACCGACCGAGCCTCCGCCCCCTCCCCCGCGTTCAAGTCCGTCCACCTCACTCCTCCGCCGGGCGCTCATGCACCGCGGCGTCCGCTTCCCCGCCACCGCGCATGCAGCCCaatccgccgccgccgcctcctccgccgccgccgctggcTCCGGGAggtgttgttgtggtggtggtcgCGAGCAGTCGCGCTAGTTTCGAGGCATTACCGGAGGAGCGGCGGCTTtgcggagaggaggagaagaagaaggagaagagagggggagaggggaacGGCGGAGAAAGCCATTGGAGTCgttgcttatttatttatttgttatcgATTACCTCTTGGATGTGCGTGGGGACTAATCTGTGATGCTGCCGTGCTGCGGGGTCCGCGCCGGACTGGACCGGGACCACCGGTGCTAAGGAAGGTAAGGAGGAGCATCACCACCACCGGCGGCCGGACAGGCAGGCAGGGAGGCGGGCAGCAGGGCAGGCGGGCAGGCCAGTCGCTGATGCCCGGGCTCGAACAACAACCCCACAGATACAGAGCGTGTTTGTGTCGCTGTGCAGTTTGTGGAGTGGCTCAGTGATTTATGGCCCAATAGACTTCAGTCCCGGTTCAAGAAGAGTTCACAATGCTTGAAGCCGCCGCAGCTCCCCGCCGGCCTTCCAtctctgtccttttcttttttcctcctctcatttcttctccttttctgtgCCTGCATCCTCCTCACTTAGAGCTATTTATTTACAAAGCACGGGACGACCATTTTTTATCTCATACTGATccacttctctccctcctctccccgcGGGCctcaatttgtttattttgcccatatttgacattattattattttgaaatttttACTACAATATTTAGATATGGTTATTTCATCCCCACGcacatgttttactgtttgagCCCAAACGGAGGCCACGGACAAACAGCAACAATAACAGCGACCAGGCCAATCCTTCATTGTTTCTGGGCACAGCTCAATATAATTACAAGCCCCCACTACAGCCCCctccttgtgtgtgttaatgggatAAGGAATACGTGGATTGTCCAAGTTAAtgcattcactgtgtgtgtgtttatgtgtgtgtctgtgtgtgtgtgtgtgtgtgtctccctgtctTCATGGCAGGCGCCATTTGTAATTTTATATCCCAGGATAAAGCACAGACACTGGACACcaaggcctctctctctctctctctctctctctctctctctctctctctctctctctctctctctctctctctctctctccctctctccgttgtttttgtttgggtGGCTGCTCCTCTGTCAGTGTAAGTGGATTATTCAGGGAGGCGTCTAGTAAACTTGGTGATTGTATTAAGCTCTGGTCCTACAAGCTATAGTGGCAGAGACATTACGTGTCCTGTTTAATGGCGAAACAGCGATATGATTTAATAACATATTCCTCCTACACTCAGTGCCAcggcctctctctccccccgctctccctctctctccttggGACTATTCCTCAGAGTAAATAATTAGGATTCCAGCTTGTCTCCCCAGAAAGATAAATGGCTGACATGTGTGACGTGCTGAGAGCTGGAGTCGGGCTGCTCTGTCTAATCcttgaaaggaaaaagaaaaggaataatAGTAAAACATCAAGAAAGAGGATTATGAGTAATTGCATTATTTTAACGCTATTTAGCACgttttataaacatttaaatgtgacaaTGTGGTTATGTGGTTATTTTGCGTAGCCcatgtgttgatgtttttgtaGAAAACCTATAACAcgttgtttttgcatttatttatttactaattCATTCAGTGATGATTTTCATATTTGCTCGTTTTACCAGCTGCCATTGacggatttatttatttcagataaATATCATCAAGGCCCAGTGTGCTGCTGGTATTTTTAATTTTCGAAATAAACACATTCACGAATCTCAAATAACAGcgagaattaaaaaaatgctaCACAACATGATTTGTTTCTAtatagtatgttttttttttttcattctagGCCTGACGTCTAAATTATGTCACATATTCAGCCAGTTATTTTTATTCCAGTCTCTCCACAGTGACGTGTGTGATTGCTGTGATTTAAAGACGCTATAAAGCAGTAACAGTAACATGTGTGTGGCCGTATGAACCCAGCGGACTGTTAATTGGTAACAGTTCAGGCCTAAAACCCTTAAAACTGTGCAGCTCCAGCTCACAGGGGCTCCGGAGGCTCCGCGTCTCCCCTCGCTCACCGCGTTATCTCTGCGGAGGAGAAATGAATGCCAGGTGCTCCCTCGCTTGACAAGCCGGCCACAGGCCCACCCCAGCGGTGAGCTCCAGATAGGGAGTCCACGGGGGCTCACAcactgattctttttttttttttttactacctCCTTCTTTCCCTTAAGGGGCCATGATAGAGCACTCTGACCGCCCGACCCTAATGGATCACTGACTCGTGAAGCCTCTTCCGagctttctttccttctttatcTTCCACCAGCATCTTTTGTCCAAGCCCGAGTGTTTTCGTTTGATTGTTTATCTTttcgtgattttttttttccaaggcgcacaattttaattaaacagaataggaatgaagacaaaaacattaCTTAGCCAAACACGTTAAATCTACTCGGACAAAatccatctttaaaaacaataaattacagACTCTCACATGCCCCATCGCCCACGTGATGACATTCACCTTCAAAACGTTATTTATCGGTCAGCTTTAAACGTCTTGATAATGCGCAGTAATATTCATTAgtttatttgatttgacttgTTTATTAAAGTCCAGTGTGATGCGGGGACAGGCCGACATTCAGCAATGATCGCTGCCGCAGACAGACTCGTCTGGCTGGAGGATGAGTGAGGTAACAGCCGAGCAGACTGAATACAGTAAATCACATGTGGGAGGCAGAGGTTGACAGAAATAGGCTACCTACATCAGTCACAAGGAAAACGTAACACAGGCCGCATTCACTGCCGCTTACTGCACAACAGCGCGTCACGTCCAGATCGAACAACACCTGACACGGTGGGGTAGTGCTTtattgcaaaaaaacaacaaataatgaATCAACATGAAATCACTGCAGATAATACCTTTGAAAATAATTATGTAAGGagaatttatttataaaaagaaaagcataatATTGCTGTCACTTTGTTTAACTGATGAGATCATTAGTAAATTGCATAATAGGAAATAAACAATGCTACAACTACTTTCACTATCAACAGTACTACCACTACTCATAgtcattatcattatatattatcattattattatcatcattatttgaATATTATAATTAACCATAACCCTagctcataataataataagcattatataaccataataataatagtatggGAAAGTGTGGCACAAGGCACTGTTAATTTTAGGATAGAAAATATAACAACCCATTAATGTTTTCAATCCTAATTTTGTgccttgttaaaaaaaagagttgttttctttatttgtcccTATACTAAAAAAACTGCCCCTTTTTTTTACTAATTGCTTACTTAACTGCTTTTACCATAAACAATGACAATCATGGTAAATGAAGGCAGCATTTCTATTTTCTATATCTATTAATACAAGAGTGGGAGCCACAGTTTGCCCTCCTCGTGCCCCCACCACCAGAGCATCTGCAGGCTGTGCACCGGGctcagaggggagggggagggtaAGGAGGGGGGTGAGGGCGAGGAAAGAAAAGCAGTGGTTTCTATTCATGTCATGGCGCCTTTCATTGAAGGAAGATGGATTTATCGCTCTCATTTCTTTATTCTGCCTCTCCTAACCTTTCAGGTCAGATTGCAGGGGACCGTTGGAGAGACACCGTCACGTGACCCCCGGTACCAAATGGTCTTCCGGCAGTGGTTTTCAACAAGGACCGGAGCACAAGCAGACGCCGCCACTTCTCTCAGAAATGCAGAAGACCACGTACTACGACAACTCCTCGACGCTCTTCGGTGGCTACTCGTCCTACCAGGTGCAGGGggcggcagcggcggcagcagcagccgccaaCGGCTTTGGGGGCTATGATGCCCCGGCCCCAGTGTCCCACCACCAGCCGGCCTTCCAGTCGGCGACCCATCTGGATGTGGACTCGTACCAGCGCTCTGCCTGCTCTTTACAGTCGCTGGGCAGTAACAGtggccaccagcagcagcagcagctagccaAGACCAAGGAGCTGAATGGCAGCTGCATGAGGCCCAGCCTGCCACCTGAGCACCACCCTGGCTCCCAAGTGTCCCCTCCACTACCCCCCAACCCCAACAACGGTAATACAGGAGCTCAGCAGCCGGGGGGCAGCAATGGGGCCTCCTCAGCCTCCAAATCAGCCCCCAATAAGTCCTCtaattcctcctcctcaacatcctcctcctcctcttcactgccCCCGAACCCAACCATGGCCAAGCATATCTTTCCCTGGATGAAAGAAAGCCGCCAGGCGACCAAGCAGAAAAGCGGTTCACCCAGCAACAACTCTGGCAACGGTGTGTTAGATTACACttatctctgtctttctgtctgtctttgctttgatacccccccccccccacacacatatgcacattctataccacagcaacaacataTCTTAGCACAACAATTTCTTCCTCTAAACGAgtctgctttctctctctccctctctcatgtcTCCTTCTCTCAGCTCTTTCTGTCCTCCATctatttctttcctcctttaTTTTCCTTCCTCATTAGCGTCGTTGTACCTATTACCCAGACTTCTCCTTCCCACTGCCACATCCCTCTTTCCTCACCTCTCTTATCAACATCCTCTTTCAAGGCCCAAATCCCAAGAGGATTGAAAAAAGGTTTCTCAGACTATTATGGCATAATAGGTTTCCACAGGCTCTGGATTGGATGGGGAAATGAACACAGGCAAATAGTCTAGCTTGTTATTATGTGTCTGGCTGATGGGTTGTTTCCTCTGGTCTAATTTTACccattgctttttttaaataactaatgTTATTAATGGGGTGGATTCACTaaagcatttatacatctcccCAAGAAACCATGTTTACATAGAAGCTGAAAAGCATGAGCCTAAAAATTCGCATTTGAGTCATTTCACTCTTTTGAGTTACTTGAGTTACTTAAGTTGTAGGGTGACTTTAAATTCCATTGTTATGTATTGCTATTAGTAAAATAGGTCAAAGGCAGATGCATGGCAATCTGACAAAAACTTCTGAAACGCAAAGCATTTCGTGAGTTAGATGAATCCAACTTGTCCACTGGAAATTACAGTCATATGCAACTAATTTGCAGCAGCAATTCCATTAAAAAGGAAATTCAACTGTGATTTCTTTATACCCTATTTGTCAATTCACAAAACAGTTTCATAgcaaacaaatcatttaaatgataaaaGGCAACATATCATTTTCCACCATAGCATCTTATCTTGAATGTCAGGTGATATCAGTACCACATGCATTGACTTTTTATATCATTGTATGGTTCTGTTTAGACCCTCACAACTTGGTTAGAGTTAGGGAAAGATCATGGTGTTGTTTCACGCTGGCTTCAGACACAGCTCTATTTGACCAAAACCACCAGCTTCCCTTAACTTAGCCCTTTGATGCCGAAAGTGTGGATGTGAGTCTCTTGCCAGGTCTCTGCCTTGTTTTCACCTCCTGGTGAGTCCGCTGCCCTTAATAAATGACGCGTTTTATTCATTCACAAAGGGAAAAACCtagtgttcatttaaaaaaaaaaattgcttcaCTGTCACCACAATTAAACTGAGAAAACAATTGACTAGTAGTACAAGATGTGGATGAATACAACTATTATGTATTAGTCAAGTTCAGATTCAGGAGGttgttagcctagcttagcacaaagacgcAGAAGAAGGCGGGAGGAAACAGCTAACCAGCACGCTATTTGAagtaaataacataaaaactTACCAGCATGTTTAAAGTTTACGAAAAAGCCCAAATGACCAGGTTGTTACAACTTTAAACATGCACAAATGTACAAACAACTATTTGTGGCTTGCGGTTACAATTGGCTTGTGGTTACAACAACTCCCTGGTCAACAGCAGCCGAGTGAAGTTGTTTCCTCAAGCCTCGCTGTAACGGTGTCTGTACAGGCCTGTACCCAAGCCTGTGTTCACAGACCATATCTGGCAAGATTATAAATAATTTCaagtagggctgggcgataaaacaataaagataatATCACAAAATAACTGATACAACGCCGATAGAGCTCATTCCAGCCATGTTTTGATGGACAACACGAACAGCCAATGATAATGAGAATAGCAGCGGCTGAAACCAATCATGTTGCTACAGCCATGTCAGGTTAGTTTCCTGCACACAGTGTAGGAGTAGCAGCCGGCAGCAGCACACCTGCTAATGTTTGGTCTACTGCAGCCGTGCACACCAGTACGTCAGGAGTGGGAGCGAGATAAAGGAGAAAATAATGACAGAAAAGTTAGCGAAAACTCAAGCGACAGTCTTATCCAAGAAGTCACACCAACGGACACAGCCCAAGGTTTAAAGTACGAGGACGTTGTCGAAAAGAAGGGTTGGAGTAATTTGGTTGCGAGGATATATTGTGGCTATTTAAAGTCGGCCAAGATGCAGAGTGGTAGTAGTGGCAAATTGTGTCGAAAGCCTGTTCCCAGTAATCTAATTTGCAATCTGAATTTACAGAACCGTCATTACAGAAACATTTTTTGATGTATATCTTAATATACATATCAATATCGACTggtatgaaaaaaatattgtgaTAAGCTTTTTCCGATCGTCCAGCCCTGTTGTGTAAAggcataaaaaagaaaaaagttttatgttTAATGACTGAAACACGATAATCAGCGAGGAAGAAAGATTCATATTTGTGCTTTAAAGATTATTCATCAACAAATCTGCATTAAATGGTACTATACTCGATAGAGACACTCCCATGTCCTTCTGTCTATAAGCTGGTTGTGTCATCAGTGACAAGTGAGCAGTTGATTACAGTAGCTGGACTGTCACTCATAGGACAGTCTGGCTAACCAGCTGCCGCGAGCCAGCAGCCAATAGCCTGCACGCCCTCCTTCATTAATTTACATACAACTCTCTCCACCCTCTGGTTATAATATGCCTTCCAtcgctcttcttcctcccctctgtggcctcctcctctccttttcacGCCTCCTCAGAAAGCCCCTGCAAGAAATGAGGATATTAACAGGATGAGTTTAAATGTCATGTACAATAGAGAAGATTTTTTAAGAGAGGCGAATATGACAAGCAGTCGTTTGAAATGATAGATTTGAATCAAATCTGCGCGTGTAATAAAAGATGGCGAGGCAGACAGATGTAATGTTATTTGAATTGATAGTTATCAGTGAGAAGAAAATGAGTGAATAAGAGTCTTCAGAAGTCTTTCAGTTGACTGGACGGAGTGAGAAGAGATTAGACTGTTTATTGATGAGGATTTCAAACAGTCATTAAGAGACAGATGACACGATGGCGACCtctctcatctttctctctctgtccatagAAGTAAACACTGGAGTCAGCTGTTAATACTGCTGAGGGACGGATAGAAGTATAGACAGATAGGATCTCTGTGCTTATTTTGAGCTGCTCTGCATCAGCTATTAATAGTGTAAACACATGGCAAGCATGCACTGACCTCCTGCAGATAGCTCTTTCATTATAACACTGTTACGATGCCTGTAACCACTGAGTTTAGAGAGATgtattaagaaaagaaaaaaaaggtgaaaaaagtCAACATCAGAGTGTAGAGAGCAGCTTCAACTGCCAagattattttcactttttgtgCAAAAGAAGAAATATCGCAGGGCCTCCACAAGGTCTTAAAGTGTGTACAATGCGATAATCTTATGTACTAGATCTGAAATATGTTTAGGATCATTCATATCTGACGTACTTGACATAGATGgagtttatgtttgtttttaaaccgTATTAGAGAGGCGTTGATTCAATTGTATGATCATTTTGAAGGCCGTTGTTAGCATTGTGTTGACAGGTGCTTTGTTCACTTACTCCAGTTAAATGTGTCCTGTGATTCAGTGAATTCAGGTAAGTGATCATTGAGAGCCCTATCCACTTCTATAGATCTTGCAAAGCATAATGTGATGTCTTCAATCTTAACGTATATATTTCTAatttccaaaacaaacacatatttttccCATGCTAGGAGTGATTGCAATCAGCCAGTAGGTCCCACTGGTGTCCAAAACCACTAAGCTCATGAAACCCActtaatcaatcaaatcaaatctattAATCTAAAAAATAACAAGATTTGCAACAGGAGCTTtttcacaccatcatcctcatGAGTGGATATTTGCAGACAATCTGCTGATTGCAGGTCAGCTACATGTATTGCTCGTGgtctttgtgttgcagctgctgttgctgttcgggggggggggggggggggggggttgtctttTTAGGCGAGATGCAATTTCGCCGCCCTCGGCCAGCGCCAGGGCCGTGGTCTCTTAATAACTGACACTGTTATGAAGTGTTGACAACTAATATCAAGGGATAATTCAGCCGGCCTGTCCAGACCCCCCTCAGCTTTATTAAGAACCTGAATGCTTTCAATTTTCTCCAGCAAGCAGGAGGACTGTTTGATTCTCTCTGCTTTTCTAGCTCTCTCGATTTGATATTTCATCATCACTTTACCTGCTTTTCACTCTAtcaccttttaaaaaaacatctactACATTCACCCCGTAAATATCTGTATTTTGGGATGGGGTTTGTTAGTTTTTCTTACTTATTTCTTTATTGACTGTCCATTTTTTCATGTCATAACATATAAACGTGTTCTCTTCTGTCCTCAGCATCAGGAGGAGCTGAAAGTGGTAGCGGCGGGGAGAAGAGTCCTACCAGCGGGTCGTCAGCATCATCTAAGCGGGCTCGTACGGCGTACACCAGCTCCCAGCTGGttgagctggagaaggagtttCACTTCAACCGCTACCTGTGCCGGCCACGGCGCGTGGAGATGGCCAACCTGCTCAACCTCTCTGAACGCCAGATCAAGATATGGTTCCAGAATCGACGCATGAAGTATAAGAAGGACCAGAAGTCCAAGGGCCTGAGCTCCAGCTCTGGTGGACCTTCACCGACCGGCTCCCCGCCCCTGACCATGCAGTCTTCCGCCAGCTTCCTCAACTCAATACACCCTatgggtgggggaggggggtcaGGCTATGATGCCCCATCTCCACCATCTTTTGGCAAGCCCCACCAGGGAGTGTCTTACTCCATGTCCACTGCTTACTCCAACGTCCCCATGAAGGGTTGTCCctcccagcagaagtacggcgCCCCAGACCCAGACTATGGTGACCCCCATCCCCACCATGGCCTAGTGCAGGCCACCAATGCAGGCTATGGGACTCCCAACAACATGCAGGCCAGTCCAGTctatgtgggggggggcagctatGGGGAACCCATGCCTGGTTCGGGGCCCTCCATTTATGGGCTCAACCACCTAGGCCCCACACCACCCCATCATCAAACAATGGACTACAATGGCGGAGGGGCTATGTCAGCCGCCAACCAGCACCACGTGGGTGGGGGGCCCCCCCCGGGTACCTGtgacccacccacacaccccaCATACACTGAGCTGTCAGCGCACCACACCTCGACTCAGGGCAGAATCCAGGAAGCACCCAAGCTCACTCACCTGTAGCAGGTTTGGAAAAAATGACAACGTGAGAAAGAGTGAAGTTGACACAGATCAAGTAACACGACGCGACTCACTAACAGACTAACTAACATGCGGGAACTGTACTGCTGCCATGGGACGACAGgggagacaaaacaagacagacTGAAGACATCAGGTGGTTTGTCTTGTGCTGTACAGTCAGAAAGAGGGACAATAAACACCTACCTGTGTCCACTGCCTTCATAAAGAGCCCCATCAAGTCCGATCAGGGCCAGGGCTTTCGCTGTTACCTTAAAAAGTGCAGACAATTTAATTGCAACTAAACAGAGCTTGTGTCTGTAAGCTAGTAGCAGTCATTTTACCCAAACCATAAACTATTCATGCTGACACAAGTTTGCTCTAGATGAGGAATAGCACATTTCATTTAGAAGAGGACATTTCAGATCAGTTCATTCTTTTGTTACCAATCCTCACATGAACCCTTTTATAGAAATATTGTCCCTAATCTGAGTGTTTGCCTATTGAATCACTCTGTAGGCAGGGGAGAGAAGGTGCACAGTCACTTGTTCCCAATGCTTCTCTGAGAACAGTAAAGCTCCTTTTGTGGCACTAGTGCAGAGACA harbors:
- the hoxb3a gene encoding homeobox protein Hox-B3a gives rise to the protein MQKTTYYDNSSTLFGGYSSYQVQGAAAAAAAAANGFGGYDAPAPVSHHQPAFQSATHLDVDSYQRSACSLQSLGSNSGHQQQQQLAKTKELNGSCMRPSLPPEHHPGSQVSPPLPPNPNNGNTGAQQPGGSNGASSASKSAPNKSSNSSSSTSSSSSSLPPNPTMAKHIFPWMKESRQATKQKSGSPSNNSGNASGGAESGSGGEKSPTSGSSASSKRARTAYTSSQLVELEKEFHFNRYLCRPRRVEMANLLNLSERQIKIWFQNRRMKYKKDQKSKGLSSSSGGPSPTGSPPLTMQSSASFLNSIHPMGGGGGSGYDAPSPPSFGKPHQGVSYSMSTAYSNVPMKGCPSQQKYGAPDPDYGDPHPHHGLVQATNAGYGTPNNMQASPVYVGGGSYGEPMPGSGPSIYGLNHLGPTPPHHQTMDYNGGGAMSAANQHHVGGGPPPGTCDPPTHPTYTELSAHHTSTQGRIQEAPKLTHL